In the Podospora bellae-mahoneyi strain CBS 112042 chromosome 4, whole genome shotgun sequence genome, one interval contains:
- the SMF3 gene encoding NRAMP-like transporter smf-3 (COG:P; EggNog:ENOG503NUWM): protein MATAAVPDDPGGGSPAVSTPVISTADDPTPNNTSKTTLPNPEGDALPLIRSLHQRLCTAPPPSLSPPTTITTTSSSFKSKMSNLKKAVVTFAKFVGPGFMVAVAYIDPGNYATDIAAGSSYQFKLLFIVLLSNIFAIFLQALSIKLGTVSGLNLAEACRAFLPWWLNIPLYLLAEGAIIATDIAEVIGTAIAINLLIPQIPLVAGCALSITEVLLILIWYAPEKGMRGLRTFEYFVVGLVVAVVVCFCLQLGMVKGVEVGEVFRGYVPSRELVERRAMYQACGILGATVMPHSLYLGSGVVQARLWEFDKRMGLVPATREGEREEEDGLKGYIPSLEAIRHSMKYSVAELALALFSFALFVNSAILIVAGAALYGEAVDADLFGIHDLLSRSIAPVAGTVFALALLFSGVSAGIVCTIAGQMVSEGALRWRMRPWLRRLVTRGISVVPSIVIAAAVGREGLDAALNGSQVALSVVLPFITAPLIYFTGRDRYMMVRPGMARFGGHFGGEGGEVAGEVEEEEEEGVKGRLRRFLRRGGGQREGGVVRMGNSWWITGFGVLVWLIITVMNVANLVLLGKDDGE from the exons AtggccaccgccgccgttcCCGATGACCCCGGAGGCGGAAGCCCGGCTGTCTCTACCCCAGTCATCAGCACCGCAGACGACCCTACCCCCAATAACACCAGCAAAACgaccctccccaaccccgaaGGCGACGCCCTACCCCTAATCCGCTCCCTCCACCAGCGCCTTTGCACCGCGCCCCCGCCatccctctcaccaccaacaacaataacaacaacctcctcctctttcaaGTCCAAAATGTCCAACCTCAAAAAAGCGGTTGTTACCTTTGCAAAGTTTGTCGGCCCAGGGTTcatggttgctgttgcttaTA TCGACCCAGGCAACTACGCAACCGACATCGCAGCCGGCTCCTCCTACCAGTTCAagctcctcttcatcgtcttgCTCAGCAACATCTTTGCCATATTCCTCCAagccctctccatcaaaCTCGGCACCGTCTCCGGCCTCAACCTAGCCGAGGCCTGCCGGGCCTTTTTGCCGTGGTGGTTAAACATACCCCTCTACCTCCTCGCCGAAGGCGCAATCATTGCCACCGACATCGCCGAGGTTATCGGGACAGCTATAGCGATCAATTTATTGATTCCGCAGATTCCCCTCGTGGCGGGGTGTGCGCTTAGCATAACAGAGGTGTTGCTTATACTGATTTGGTACGCACCGGAaaaggggatgagggggctGAGAACGTTTGAGTATTTCGtcgtggggttggtggtggcggtggtggtgtgtttttgtttgCAGTTGGGAATGGtcaagggggtggaggtgggggaggtgttcAGGGGGTATGTACCGTCaagggagctggtggagaggagggcgatgtATCAGGCTTGTGGGATCTTGGGGGCGACGGTGATGCCGCATAGTTTGTATTTGGGGAGTGGGGTTGTGCAGGCTAGGTTGTGGGAGTTTGAcaagaggatggggttggtgccggcaacgagggagggggaaagggaagaggaggatgggttgAAGGGGTATATACCCAGCCTTGAGGCGATTCGACACTCGATGAAGTACTCTGTTGCGGAGCTGGCGCTGGCACTGTTTAGTTTTGCGCTTTTTGTGAATAGCGCTATTTTGATTGTGGCTGGGGCGGCGTTGTatggggaggcggtggatgCGGATTTGTTTGGGATACATGATTTGTTGTCTAGGAGCATCGCGCCGGTGGCGGGGACGGTTTTTGCGTTGGCATTGTTGTTTTCGGGGGTGAGTGCCGGGATCGTTTGTACTATAGCTGGGCAGATGGTTAGCGAGGGGgcgttgaggtggaggatgaggccttggttgaggaggttggtgacgAGGGGGATTAGTGTTGTGCCTAGTATTGTCatcgcggcggcggtggggagggaggggttggatgcTGCGTTGAATGGGAGCCAGGTGGCGCTGAGTGTGGTTTTGCCTTTTATTACGGCGCCGTTGATTTATTTTACGGGGAGGGATAGGTATATGATGGTCAGGCCGGGGATggcgaggtttggggggcattttgggggggaggggggggaggttgctggggaggtggaggaggaggaggaggagggagttaAGGGCCGGCTGAGGAGgttcttgaggaggggaggtgggcagagggaggggggggtggtgaggatggggaatAGTTGGTGGATCACggggtttggggtgttggtttggttgatTATTACGGTGATGAATGTGGCGAATTTGGTGTTGCTTGggaaggatgatggggaataG
- the OPI3 gene encoding Phosphatidyl-N-methylethanolamine N-methyltransferase (COG:I; EggNog:ENOG503NVA9; BUSCO:EOG0926425H), whose amino-acid sequence MSIPQLLTEFVNYVDFNQRSFFISAAAIAFNPTFWNIVARKEYRDHFITRAFGSAQKGCYALAATIFSLGLVRDFLYERALRDQPSHPALEGENVTYAAYALLALGNILVISSTWQLGITGTFLGDYFGILMDKMVTGFPFNITSAPMYYGSTMSFLGSALLYGKPAGILLTLHVLIVYIIAIQFENPFTSGIYAKRERERAKAGGYEEKKEL is encoded by the exons ATGTCTATCCCTCAGCTTCTCACCGAGTTCGTCAACTACGTTGACTTCAACCAGCGCAGCTTCTTCA tctctgctgctgccattgCCTTCAACCCTACCTTCTGGAA CATCGTTGCCCGCAAGGAGTACCGTGACCACTTCATCACTCGTGCCTTTGGCAGCGCCCAAAAAGGATGCTACGCTCTCGCcgccaccatcttctctctCGGCCTCGTCCGCGACTTCCTCTACGAGCGTGCCCTCCGTGACCAGCCATCGCACCCCGCCCTCGAGGGCGAGAATGTCACCTACGCTGCCTACGCTCTCTTGGCTCTTGGAAACATCTTGGTAATCTCTTCGACATGGCAGCTTGGCATCACTGGCACCTTCCTGGGTGACTACTTTGGCATCCTGATGGACAAGATGGTCACCGGTTTCcccttcaacatcaccagcgcCCCCATGTACTACGGTTCCACCATGAGTTTCCTCGGCAGCGCTCTGCTCTACGGAAAGCCCGCCGGTATCCTTCTGACTCTCCACGTCCTCATCGTCTACATTATCGCCATCCAGTTCGAGaaccccttcacctccgGTATCTATGCCAAGCGCGAGCGCGAGAGGGCCAAGGCCGGTGGCtacgaggagaagaaggagctctaa
- a CDS encoding hypothetical protein (EggNog:ENOG503NX0D; COG:S), which yields MPRQDLEYPKEAHNTVKRYNHLAEYSLRTIHSIINSTPLLHISFNTPNTPYPATIPMIGQMGSFDRPSADLGDVLDLYIHGYISARLTNLTRTPSGLPITVSASTVDGLLLSLTPFSHGYNFRSAVLFGHATVVTDPAEKLYAMELITNKVVPNRWNEARTPPTVGEMAATAVMKVKIDTGSAKVRTGPPKDDKGDLENEEVREKVWVGTVPVYTVLGEPKVAEYNLAEKVPKTLVEWRKEVNQDAKEYAELAAVKNLAPEKKKQDDN from the exons ATGCCTCGTCAAGACCTCGAATACCCAAAAGAAGCTCATAACACCGTGAAGCGCTACAATCACCTAG CTGAATACTCCCTCCGAACAATCCACTCCATAATcaactccacccccctcctccacatctccttcaacacccccaacaccccctacCCAGCCACAATCCCCATGATCGGCCAAATGGGCTCCTTCGACCGCCCCTCAGCCGACCTAGGCGACGTCCTAGACCTCTACATCCACGGCTACATCTCGGCCcgcctcaccaacctcacccgcACACCCTCGggcctccccatcaccgtcTCCGCCTCCACAGTCgacggcctcctcctctccctcacccccttctcccacgGGTACAACTTCCGCTCCGCCGTCCTGTTCGGACACGCCACCGTCGTGACAGACCCGGCAGAAAAGCTTTACGCAATGGAGCTCATCACGAATAAGGTGGTTCCAAACCGGTGGAACGAGGCCCGGACACCGCCGACGGTCGGCGAGATGGCTGCCACGGCGGTGATGAAAGTCAAGATTGATACCGGCAGCGCCAAGGTGAGGACCGGGCCGCCGAAAGATGACAAGGGTGATTTGGAGAATGAGGAGGTGAGAGAGAAGGTGTGGGTTGGGACGGTCCCGGTGTACACTGTGCTTGGGGAGCCAAAGGTGGCAGAGTATAATCTGGCAGAGAAGGTGCCAAAGACGTTGGTGGAGTGGAGGAAAGAGGTGAACCAAGACGCAAAGGAGTATGCTGAGCTCGCAGCGGTGAAAAACTTGGCtccagagaagaagaagcaggatgATAACTGA
- a CDS encoding hypothetical protein (COG:U; EggNog:ENOG503P032) — MANNGTTTQALIGAFTFGSVVYAASAALVLYINGHGAAVFRDSQRLVLVLFLISSALWAAIDFATTLIDTTGSSMPCQIGVIFASIFDQLARFSIEQFLLWALNSNKGGKLSVVQLLPQILVLARFLAGAVFVGFTRPQTDDYCLATTSALPVGVSVLALDAIIIVLLIQKAYSSGGAAKTNSRSLTSVLLGLICWTAASIVMLLGITTIPSAARTALPAGGLLVLIVFITAGAMTLISSRKSDSGLPEAPSPRRINISRDISTADSEYPPSRFEDLKEANIRSSRSFVNPREVPNTKDETSAGFPFAMSVATQGVPAMPPPVSSEYVRQLERSASQKKGMWGDFGKRTSSTGGRPVIGKPVLQSNEDGNPLNKITVIDLQSAIMADKERRQTRIEEEGSLSVPHRSVMQSMHLTPEEGVKRAASMKRKEVASVSSRQSAFPGGLQADSSASTTSAQLSPASDETRRRSPRQPEPEEQRPWTPEKLTPAPQPARASQNDVRPITVLLQANVPQPIQRPGIRPSRQLPPSPDTPPQEAAKTPLQRRPTIGLPTNPRARGIQVGKEMGASSQHKTIMFINNIEYHDPVAVGNIMSRANTLPSKPAPTSKAPARVASVVNRPRPIPRKPDNIASPSHRRSKSASSLLGRKSILDATSGSPTQLPPLPPAPRSVGLPTRPQPNNTKSMTFDEKMTLLFPAPPRSKSVRRRSSSVPELPRIPMSYLDTTSSTSEADNQTVSNRTTKTSVRTDSILEVDEIPRKESNVQATDETSKAWISAFEAGKQEDKRKSSPVIPAIRASAWTETTVDDLGTATNWSSMNSPEYAMPMAIMPAQGLPAAVRMPAKQVAEEPKEKTRVVESRNSDDVPFMLDTSTFSKFGMRKSWLVDDEVTIPAPEEPEPEPVPEPASAPKPAPQSQWHRRVGDECPAFSKDCLSKKGCRKTPPTPLSLRTPNKKTVIVHAEPSPLESPEHALQQIQAQLKKLEEPEVNADTPSQRLALLEMMEKEMGMQVDHWKEMKHDIGRDSLSSVQTSSPAVKRDSVASVANIVPETANTRVSIGSDRRASRIARLSKHSSMSKIEEQPSVRNSGSAQMSKWQKRLTEAQMEYMDARLLRESSVNFLQLTRAQLASPTPPESDASSINLPEEEEVPPVPELPAKCLEQTPEPSPEQPKAEWLWTPPSRSSAPAGLLWTAPIKVAETEVVLPSLSVRPMARKEPEPLQIHSTHLWRKPYTNTSRSTTGLWKPVWASAAPPAEPVKRVSQVAAPQPQKAPRPVTQRPPRRNKRVTLLPDIIENPEPLPNKRGTLGIFQFPWGEKSDTASVQARPPVLMAMPGTMASGAPVRSQQTELNEYSSSFFDDYDDDDDVVDGMNSDEDGSDDGFDETTLWEIASLLKVDNVPSRSSLVPSEDSVLGDYVEELESDDEDQSSREQSIVIGLAEPSELVVSRKRDSATLESDALTILNDAVYEPEPQVQKKPVSKPVARIGLPSNPRPAPPAPVAESQVPAAPASAPKQPQFPRHPIKSTQAETAVKQVSAGLWSPPVTLDKDSSRGGLFAVDSNRTVYRTTTEEPAAQYMSRSPRPAERKSLDSLVSTSLWTAQTEARKTERNWIQNKTVSAGLWTPPVTDRSSSRGGLFVVDPSRTVFRTTTEEPAAQYMSRSPRPADHKPLDKLASTSLWTVEAVVKTERNWIQSKPVSVVTGVWSPPGVCRSSSPQGLFTVDPSRTVYRTTTEEPAARSMSRSPRPVERKPLEQLKSTSLWTLEAVTKTERNWIQGQAKPKKTTHPEFSLADWRAALNEAVAASYPKVTRTAATAAEWDAALEEALALSYPAKFDSSVRHPVFAAKRLITRSEWFHPAATGYTYDVANVHPVFFGSLAITCPLESVHPAISSYAAKKLRRQASKTKRERSASTSTRSRRDTIQAQIEALEQERLFAQQFAQAEYRRRNTSISAPFPPPPPIPTEEPTMATTTFETVQDIQRRLSHRIRESLVISRQTTPEQTPVSTPARTHSRPKTSVSRSHKSSRSKVPAVVPTKPTATLWAPPAAVAVIPPQQMWGLAKGVNTPTADGAVEDAESAPRRQKGRKTIQKKARKVEILGQIRAVKRGEDPFERFEGQGLWAAVPAVEKKSEVDWLHKVCVAKPVVEMKVGRERRRTSVSLVPIPERREVVSEEESWRAGHGRGESKGSKVVLRY; from the exons ATGGCGAACAACGGTACCACCACGCAAGCCCTCATTGGGGCCTTTACCTT CGGAAGCGTTGTCTATGCTGCCTCGGCGGCTCTCGTTCTTTACATCAACGGCCATGGTGCTGCGGTATTCCGCGACAGCCAGAGGCTGGTCCTCGTATTATTTCTTATTTCTTCGGCCCTATGGGCTGCCATCGATTTTGCTACGACGCTTATCGATACCACAGGCTCATCGATGCCATGTCAAATCGGTGTTATTTTCGCTTCTATTTTCGACCAGTTGGCGAGATTCTCGATCGAACAGTTCTTGCTGTGGGCTTTGAATTCTAACAAGGGGGGCAAGCTTTCGGTGGTGCAGTTGCTACCCCAGATTCTCGTTTTGGCCCGGTTCCTCGCCGGTGCCGTGTTTGTCGGCTTCACTCGACCTCAGACCGACGACTATTGCCTCGCGACGACCTCGGCTCTCCCTGTCGGCGTTTCTGTGCTGGCTCTGGATGCTATCATCATTGTTCTTCTGATCCAGAAGGCCTACTCGAGTGGCGGTGCTGCGAAGACAAACTCCAGGTCTCTCACCTCAGTTTTGCTAGGTCTGATTTGCTGGACAGCTGCCAGCATTGTGATGCTgctcggcatcaccaccatcccatctGCCGCTAGGACAGCTCTCCCTGCCGGCGGACTGTTGGTGCTGATCG TTTTCATTACGGCTGGCGCCATGACTTTGATCTCGTCTAGGAAATCCGACTCTGGGCTTCCCGAGGCCCCTTCACCGAGAcgcatcaacatcagccgTGATATTTCGACCGCTGACTCGGAATATCCCCCAAGCCGGTTTGAGGATTTGAAGGAGGCCAACATCCGCTCATCGAGGAGCTTCGTCAACCCTAGAGAGGTGCCAAATACCAAGGATGAGACCAGTGCTGGGTTCCCCTTCGCCATGAGCGTCGCTACCCAAGGAGTACCAGCGATGCCGCCACCAGTGAGCTCCGAATATGTCCGCCAGTTGGAGAGATCGGCTTCTCAGAAGAAGGGCATGTGGGGCGATTTTGGAAAGAGGACATCTTCCACAGGGGGAAGGCCAGTGATTGGCAAGCCAGTCCTCCAGTCTAATGAGGACGGTAACCCATTAAACAAGATCACGGTTATTGATCTTCAGTCGGCGATCATGGCGGATAAGGAAAGGAGACAGACCaggattgaggaggagggaagccTATCGGTGCCGCACCGGTCCGTCATGCAGTCGATGCATTTGACTCCCGAGGAGGGCGTCAAGCGGGCTGCCAGCATGAAGAGAAAGGAGGTGGCTTCAGTTTCATCCCGTCAGAGTGCCTTCCCTGGAGGTCTGCAAGCCGACAGCTCTGCCTCCACGACCTCGGCCCAGCTTTCTCCTGCCAGTGATGAGACTCGTCGTAGATCACCACGccagccagagccagaggagCAACGGCCCTGGACCCCTGAGAAGCTGACTCCTGCCCCTCAACCTGCGAGGGCATCCCAAAATGACGTTCGTCCAATAACAGTGTTGCTGCAAGCCAACGTCCCTCAGCCGATCCAAAGACCTGGCATCCGCCCGTCGCGACAGCTGCCTCCCTCGCCCGACACCCCTCCTCAGGAAGCAGCCAAGACGCCGCTCCAGAGAAGACCCACGATTGGtctcccaaccaacccaagaGCTCGCGGCATCCAGGTTGGCAAGGAGATGGGTGCTTCGTCGCAGCACAAGACCATCAtgttcatcaacaacatcgagTATCACGACCCGGTTGCTGTTGGAAATATCATGAGCAGGGCAAACACTCTGCCCTCGAAGCCAGCCCCAACTTCCAAGGCTCCGGCCAGGGTTGCTTCAGTCGTCAACCGTCCGCGACCTATCCCACGCAAGCCGGATAACATTGCTTCTCCCAGCCATCGCAGAAGCAAGTCTGCCAGCTCTCTTTTGGGAAGGAAGTCCATTTTGGATGCGACTTCTGGCAGCCCTACTCAGCTCCCCCCGCTCCCACCTGCTCCCAGAAGCGTGGGATTGCCTACGAGgccacaacccaacaacaccaagagcATGACCTTTGACGAGAAGATGactctcctcttccccgcTCCACCAAGGTCAAAGTCCGTTAGACGTAGATCCTCCTCCGTGCCCGAGCTCCCCAGAATTCCCATGTCCTACCTGGATACTACTTCCTCTACCAGTGAAGCCGACAATCAGACGGTGTCCAaccgcaccaccaagacaTCTGTACGGACTGATAGCATCCTCGAAGTGGACGAGATTCCGCGGAAAGAGTCAAATGTCCAAGCCACGGACGAAACAAGCAAGGCATGGATTAGTGCCTTTGAGGCTGGCAAGCAAGAAGACAAGCGCAAGTCTTCGCCAGTCATTCCTGCAATCCGAGCCTCAGCTTGGACCGAGACTACTGTGGACGATTTGGGAACAGCCACAAACTGGAGCTCCATGAATTCTCCAGAGTACGCCATGCCCATGGCCATCATGCCGGCTCAGGGTCTCCCTGCCGCTGTTCGGATGCCTGCTAAGCAGGTTGCTGAAGAgcccaaggagaagaccaGGGTTGTCGAGTCTCGAAACAGCGATGACGTGCCTTTCATGCTCGACACGTCTACCTTTTCCAAGTTCGGTATGCGGAAATCCTGGCTCGTGGACGATGAAGTAACCATTCCGGCCCCCGAGGAGCCTGAGCCTGAACCAGTCCCCGAGCCTGCCTCTGCGCCCAAGCCTGCACCTCAGAGCCAGTGGCACAGGCGTGTTGGTGACGAGTGCCCTGCGTTTTCCAAGGACTGCTTGAGCAAGAAGGGATGCAGAAAGACACCCCCTACTCCCCTTTCGCTTCGCACCCCCAACAAGAAGACCGTCATCGTTCACGCTGAGCCTTCCCCTCTGGAGTCGCCAGAACACGCTCTGCAGCAGATTCAGGCCCagctcaagaagctggaggagcctGAAGTCAATGCTGACACGCCTTCTCAGCGTTTGGCCCTGCTTGAAATGATGGAAAAGGAAATGGGCATGCAGGTTGATCACTGGAAGGAGATGAAGCACGACATCGGTCGTGACTCTCTCTCGAGCGTCCAGACCAGCTCGCCCGCCGTCAAGCGTGACTCTGTCGCCAGCGTTGCCAACATTGTCCCCGAGACCGCCAACACCAGAGTGAGCATCGGATCTGACCGCAGGGCTTCCCGCATTGCTCGCCTGTCCAAGCACAGCAGCATGtccaagattgaggagcAACCTTCGGTCCGCAACTCTGGCAGCGCTCAGATGAGCAAGTGGCAGAAGCGCTTGACTGAGGCGCAGATGGAGTACATGGACGCCCGTCTCCTCCGCGAGAGCAGCGTCAACTTCTTGCAGCTCACCAGAGCTCAGCTTGCGAGCCCAACTCCCCCGGAGTCTGACGCATCCTCCATCAATCTTccggaagaggaagaggttcCCCCTGTCCCAGAGCTCCCGGCGAAGTGCCTCGAGCAGACTCCCGAGCCCTCTCCGGAGCAGCCCAAGGCCGAGTGGCTCTGGACCCCGCCAAGCAGGTCTTCCGCCCCTGCTGGTCTTTTGTGGACTGCTCCCATCAAGGTTGCCGAGACCGAGGTTGTCCTCCCCAGCCTTTCTGTCCGCCCCATGGCCAGAAAGGAGCCGGAGCCCCTCCAGATTCACAGCACCCACCTCTGGCGCAAGCCttacaccaacaccagccgGTCCACCACCGGACTCTGGAAGCCCGTCTGGGCCTCAGCTGCTCCCCCAGCTGAGCCAGTCAAGCGTGTCTCACAGGTTGCGGCGCCTCAGCCCCAGAAGGCTCCTCGTCCGGTGACACAGCGCCCGCCTCGTCGCAACAAGCGCGTCACTCTTCTCCCTGATATCATCGAGAACCCCGAGCCCTTACCTAACAAGAGGGGCACTCTCGGCATCTTCCAGTTCCCCTGGGGAGAAAAGTCCGACACGGCCTCCGTCCAGGCTCGCCCTCCTGTCTTGATGGCCATGCCTGGTACCATGGCCTCTGGTGCACCTGTCCGTTCCCAGCAGACTGAGCTCAACGAATACTCTTCTTCGTTCTTTGATGAttacgatgacgacgatgacgtcGTTGACGGCATGAATTCTGATGAAGATGGTAGCGACGATGGCTTCGATGAGACCACCCTCTGGGAGATTGCCAGCCTACTCAAGGTTGACAACGTCCCCTCTAGAAGCAGCTTGGTTCCCTCTGAGGACTCTGTTTTGGGTGACTATGTTGAAGAGCTCGAGTCCGATGATGAGGACCAATCTTCCCGCGAGCAATCCATTGTCATTGGCCTTGCTGAGCCCAGCGAGCTTGTTGTTAGCCGCAAGCGTGATTCTGCCACCCTCGAGAGCGATGCCCTTACGATCCTCAACGATGCCGTCTATGAGCCCGAGCCCCAAGTTCAGAAGAAGCCCGTGTCCAAGCCTGTTGCCAGGATTGGCCTGCCTTCCAACCCCCGCCCAGCTCCGCCCGCCCCCGTCGCCGAGTCGCAAGTGCCGGCTGCCCCGGCCTCGGCACCCAAGCAACCCCAGTTTCCTCGCCACCCCATCAAATCCACCCAGGCCGAGACCGCTGTCAAGCAGGTCTCTGCAGGTCTGTGGAGCCCACCCGTCACATTGGATAAAGATTCTTCGCGGGGTGGGTTGTTCGCCGTTGACTCGAACCGCACCGTATATCGCACTACCACCGAGGAGCCTGCTGCTCAGTACATGAGCCGCAGCCCCCGTCCGGCTGAGCGCAAGTCTCTCGACAGTTTGGTATCGACTTCCCTCTGGACTGCTCAGACTGAGGCTCGCAAGACCGAGCGCAACTGGATTCAGAACAAGACAGTCTCTGCTGGCTTGTGGACCCCACCTGTCACTGATAGATCTTCCTCGCGGGGAGGTCTGTTTGTGGTTGACCCCAGCCGCACTGTCTTCCGGACCACCACTGAGGAACCTGCTGCTCAGTACATGAGCAGAAGCCCTCGCCCGGCTGACCACAAGCCCCTCGACAAGCTTGCCTCGACCTCTCTTTGGACTGTTGAGGCTGTCGTCAAAACTGAGCGCAACTGGATTCAATCCAAGCCAGTGTCGGTTGTTACTGGTGTGTGGAGCCCGCCTGGCGTTTGCagatcttcttcgcctcaAGGTCTCTTTACCGTCGACCCCAGCCGTACCGTCTACCGCACCACCACTGAGGAGCCCGCTGCTCGTTCCATGAGCCGTAGCCCCCGTCCTGTTGAGCGCAAGCCACTTGAGCAGCTCAAGTCGACTTCTCTTTGGACCCTCGAGGCTGTCACCAAGACTGAACGCAACTGGATTCAGGGACAggccaagcccaagaagacCACCCACCCTGAGTTCAGCCTTGCCGATTGGCGCGCCGCTTTGAACGAGGCCGTTGCCGCTAGCTACCCAAAGGTTACTCGCAccgctgccaccgccgccgagtgGGACGCCGCTCTTGAAGAGGCCCTCGCCCTTTCTTATCCTGCCAAGTTTGACTCCTCGGTCCGCCACCCCGTCTTCGCGGCCAAGCGCTTGATCACTCGCTCCGAGTGGTTCCACCCCGCTGCCACTGGTTACACCTACGACGTAGCCAACGTTCACCCCGTCTTCTTTGGCTCTCTGGCCATCACCTGCCCTCTTGAGTCTGTCCACCCAGCTATCTCTTCCTACGCCGCCAAGAAGCTCCGTCGTCAGGCTTCCAAGACCAAACGTGAGCGTTCGGCCTCTACATCTACCCGCAGCAGGAGGGACACGATCCAAGCCCAGATTGAAGCTTTGGAGCAAGAGAGGTTATTCGCCCAGCAGTTTGCCCAGGCTGAATACCGCCGCCGcaacacctccatctccgcccccttcccaccacctccccccatcccaacagAGGAGCCCACCATGGCGACGACAACGTTTGAGACGGTGCAGGACATTCAGCGCCGGTTGAGCCATCGCATCCGCGAGTCCCTCGTTATTTCTCGCCAGACCACGCCTGAGCAAACCCCCGTGTCCACCCCTGCTAGGACTCACTCCCGCCCCAAGACTTCTGTTTCCAGATCTCACAAGTCGAGCAGGTCGAAGGTCCCCGCTGTTGTCCCTACCAAGCCGACTGCCACCCTCTGGGCGccccctgctgctgtggctgtgaTCCCGCCGCAGCAGATGTGGGGGTTGGCTAAGGGTGTTAACACCCCTACTGCTGACGGCGCTGTTGAAGATGCTGAGAGCGCTCCTAGGAGGCAAAAGGGAAGGAAGACGATtcagaagaaggcgaggaaggtggaGATTTTGGGGCAGATTAGGGctgtgaagaggggggaggatccTTTTGAGAGGTTTGAGGGGCAGGGGTTGTGGGCGGCTGTGCCAgcggttgagaagaagagtgAGGTTGACTGGTTGCACAAGGTTTGTGTTGCGAAGCCGGTTGTGGAGATgaaggttgggagggagaggaggaggacgagtgTTAGTTTGGTGCCGATtccggagaggagggaggttgtgagcgaggaggagagttggagggcggggcatgggaggggggagagtaAGGGGAGCAAGGTTGTGTTGAGGTATTAG